A part of Fervidobacterium thailandense genomic DNA contains:
- the cmk gene encoding (d)CMP kinase → MACRIAIDGPAGSGKTTVARLVAQKLGIHYLDTGAMYRIVGLHLYRKGADVKSESLRDYLTDLKIEYVDGTFMVNGSPVGDEIRTPEAGMYASIYATHPDVRAFLTNMQKEICKNRDIVAEGRDIGTVVIPDAEVKIFLVASPEVRAKRRYLELIAKGYDVQYEGILREIIERDENDSSRGIAPLTKAPDAVEIDTSDLSVEEVVDRILELVHLRCKKKI, encoded by the coding sequence TTGGCTTGCAGAATAGCTATCGACGGACCAGCTGGTTCCGGAAAAACTACGGTTGCCAGACTCGTCGCTCAGAAGCTTGGCATACACTACCTCGATACCGGTGCAATGTACAGGATTGTTGGGTTACACTTGTATCGGAAAGGAGCGGATGTCAAAAGCGAATCACTGAGAGATTACCTAACGGATTTGAAAATTGAATACGTCGATGGCACTTTTATGGTGAACGGATCACCTGTAGGTGACGAAATCAGAACGCCTGAAGCGGGCATGTATGCTTCGATATATGCGACACATCCAGACGTCAGGGCATTTCTTACGAATATGCAAAAAGAAATTTGCAAGAACAGGGACATTGTTGCAGAGGGAAGGGACATTGGAACGGTCGTCATTCCCGACGCCGAAGTAAAAATCTTCCTCGTCGCCTCGCCCGAGGTTCGTGCAAAACGACGATATTTGGAACTCATCGCAAAAGGTTACGACGTCCAGTACGAGGGAATCTTACGGGAAATAATTGAAAGGGACGAAAATGACAGTAGTCGTGGAATCGCACCACTCACCAAAGCCCCTGACGCTGTCGAAATCGATACCTCCGATCTAAGTGTTGAAGAAGTTGTGGATAGGATTTTAGAACTTGTTCACTTAAGATGCAAGAAAAAGATTTGA
- the coaE gene encoding dephospho-CoA kinase (Dephospho-CoA kinase (CoaE) performs the final step in coenzyme A biosynthesis.), with protein MVVCVTGKVGTGKTTVAEFFKERGFYYINMDQIGHRTLEIVRDEVERVFGTSDRKKLRELVFSSEENLKRLEAIVHPVMLQLFYEELEKALKITDNVVVEAAILKRLGLKCCDVLITVKSREEVIKERLRGKYTPEMVDKVLSMQKDIEDVGYVIENNGTLEELHSQLIEICASLGLRLS; from the coding sequence ATGGTAGTGTGCGTCACGGGAAAGGTAGGTACTGGAAAGACTACTGTTGCGGAATTTTTTAAGGAGCGCGGTTTTTATTATATAAACATGGACCAAATCGGCCATCGGACCTTGGAGATTGTGCGTGATGAGGTTGAACGTGTTTTCGGAACGAGTGATAGAAAAAAACTTAGGGAGTTAGTGTTCTCTTCTGAAGAGAATTTAAAGCGATTGGAAGCGATTGTCCATCCGGTGATGCTCCAGTTGTTTTACGAAGAGCTAGAAAAAGCTCTCAAGATAACGGATAACGTGGTCGTGGAAGCAGCTATTCTGAAACGATTGGGATTGAAGTGTTGCGATGTCCTGATCACCGTAAAGAGTCGAGAAGAGGTTATTAAGGAACGTTTGCGGGGGAAGTACACACCGGAAATGGTTGATAAAGTTCTTTCAATGCAAAAAGATATCGAAGATGTGGGGTACGTGATCGAGAACAACGGTACCCTCGAGGAGCTGCATTCGCAGTTGATTGAAATCTGCGCATCGCTGGGACTACGTTTGTCGTAG
- the fsa gene encoding fructose-6-phosphate aldolase codes for MLIFLDTANLDEIKQGIEWGIVDGVTTNPTLIAKEGADFETRIKEICEIVQGPVSAEVISLKFDEMVEEARRLAAIDEHVVVKIPMTPDGIKAVKVLSAEGIKTNVTLVFSPNQALIAAKAGATYVSPFIGRIDDNGNDGVRLLEEIMQIYANYGFDTQVIAASVRHPMHVVQAAMIGVDIATVPFDVLKKMFNHPLTDVGIKRFLEDWEKYKQLRK; via the coding sequence ATGCTCATTTTTCTGGACACCGCGAACCTTGATGAAATAAAACAAGGTATTGAGTGGGGGATTGTGGACGGTGTTACTACGAACCCCACACTGATTGCCAAAGAGGGGGCGGATTTTGAAACGAGAATTAAGGAGATATGCGAGATAGTCCAGGGCCCAGTTTCAGCTGAGGTCATTTCTCTGAAGTTCGACGAAATGGTCGAAGAGGCCAGAAGACTGGCGGCTATTGACGAGCACGTTGTCGTTAAAATTCCCATGACCCCGGATGGAATTAAAGCTGTGAAGGTTCTCTCCGCGGAAGGCATTAAAACGAACGTTACGCTTGTCTTCAGCCCGAACCAAGCTTTAATCGCGGCGAAGGCCGGAGCCACGTACGTCAGCCCGTTCATCGGTAGGATCGACGATAACGGCAACGATGGGGTCAGGCTTCTTGAGGAAATAATGCAAATCTACGCTAACTACGGTTTCGACACACAAGTGATTGCTGCAAGTGTACGTCATCCAATGCACGTAGTACAGGCTGCCATGATAGGTGTGGATATAGCTACCGTACCATTCGATGTGCTCAAGAAAATGTTCAATCATCCATTAACAGATGTTGGGATCAAGAGATTTCTGGAGGATTGGGAGAAGTACAAACAGTTGAGAAAATGA
- the aspS gene encoding aspartate--tRNA ligase, with translation MYRTHTCGELRVSDDGKRVTLAGWIDRIRDLGGVKFLVLRDRYGKTQLVVNPAVFPQEVISELSREDVVQVTGTVRKRPPEAVTSEPTGEIEVFVEELKILSKSALPPFYPGDDVSEELRLRYRYIDLRSPRMLNNLLVRHKMALAAREYLNSKNFVEIETPYLTKSTPEGARDFLVPSRLKKGNFYALPQSPQLLKQILMISGLDRYFQIVRCFRDEDLRADRQPEFTQIDIEMSFVHMEDVMELSEGLIRHIFKSVGIELPEKFDRITYEEAMEKYGSDKPDRRYGMELVDLAKYFENTDFKVVRSVLDAGGSVKGFKAGKIQMSRKIADEYGEFLKNFGLGGVLWFKVEGGSVVSTTSKFLEREYQAIWKDFGLEEGDVFILAAHDDRERLNEALGALRLKIGKEYVKVSGFDALWVIDFPFLEYNQEEQRYVARHHPFTMPHLEDLERGVEWPKVRAYAYDMVINGFEVGGGSIRIHDREIQEKVFEVIGLSKDEAREKFGFFLEALQYGVPPHGGIAFGLDRLVSIAVGVDNIREVIAFPKTSSGTCLLTGAPSTVSPKQLEEVGIELRSES, from the coding sequence ATGTACAGAACGCACACGTGTGGAGAACTAAGGGTCAGCGACGACGGGAAAAGGGTGACGTTGGCCGGTTGGATTGATCGCATCAGGGACCTTGGCGGAGTGAAGTTTTTGGTTCTGCGCGACAGGTACGGTAAAACGCAACTGGTGGTTAATCCGGCGGTTTTTCCTCAAGAGGTAATTTCCGAACTTTCGAGGGAGGATGTTGTCCAGGTAACTGGTACCGTTCGCAAACGCCCACCTGAAGCGGTAACGAGCGAACCAACCGGAGAGATAGAAGTCTTCGTTGAGGAGCTGAAAATCCTTTCCAAATCTGCACTCCCACCTTTCTATCCAGGGGACGATGTCTCGGAGGAGCTCAGGTTGAGGTACAGGTACATCGACTTAAGAAGTCCCCGGATGCTCAACAATCTTTTAGTACGTCACAAGATGGCACTTGCGGCAAGAGAGTATTTAAACAGCAAAAATTTTGTTGAGATAGAAACACCATACTTAACCAAAAGTACGCCGGAAGGTGCGAGAGATTTTCTCGTACCTTCGAGGTTAAAGAAGGGGAATTTTTACGCGCTTCCTCAAAGTCCACAGTTACTCAAGCAAATACTTATGATATCCGGCCTGGATAGGTACTTCCAGATTGTGAGATGTTTCAGAGACGAAGACCTTCGCGCAGACAGACAACCGGAATTCACGCAAATAGACATTGAGATGTCGTTCGTTCACATGGAGGACGTGATGGAACTTTCCGAGGGATTGATTAGGCACATCTTTAAGTCGGTGGGTATCGAGCTACCTGAAAAGTTCGACAGGATCACCTACGAAGAAGCAATGGAGAAGTACGGATCGGATAAGCCCGATAGACGTTATGGGATGGAACTTGTGGATCTCGCAAAGTACTTTGAAAACACGGATTTCAAGGTTGTTAGAAGTGTGCTCGATGCTGGTGGTTCGGTCAAAGGTTTCAAGGCCGGTAAGATTCAAATGAGTAGAAAGATTGCTGACGAGTACGGTGAATTCCTCAAGAATTTCGGCCTTGGTGGCGTCCTGTGGTTCAAAGTGGAAGGTGGAAGTGTAGTCTCCACAACTTCCAAATTTTTAGAGAGAGAGTACCAGGCTATTTGGAAAGATTTCGGGCTGGAAGAAGGAGATGTCTTCATTCTCGCGGCACACGACGATCGGGAACGACTCAACGAAGCGTTGGGTGCGCTGAGGTTGAAGATCGGTAAGGAGTACGTGAAGGTTTCCGGTTTCGATGCCCTGTGGGTTATCGATTTCCCGTTCCTGGAATACAATCAGGAGGAGCAAAGGTATGTTGCTCGCCACCATCCTTTCACCATGCCGCACCTGGAAGACCTTGAGCGTGGTGTTGAATGGCCGAAGGTGCGTGCTTATGCGTACGACATGGTGATCAACGGATTTGAGGTCGGTGGTGGCAGTATCAGGATACACGACAGGGAGATCCAAGAAAAGGTCTTCGAGGTTATAGGACTCTCTAAAGATGAGGCCAGGGAAAAATTTGGTTTCTTCTTGGAGGCACTACAGTACGGTGTTCCACCACACGGTGGAATCGCGTTCGGTCTGGATAGGCTCGTATCGATTGCAGTTGGTGTTGACAACATACGAGAAGTGATAGCGTTCCCGAAGACTTCGAGTGGAACGTGTCTACTCACGGGTGCTCCATCTACAGTTTCACCTAAGCAACTTGAAGAGGTTGGAATAGAACTCAGAAGTGAATCCTGA
- a CDS encoding STAS domain-containing protein, with protein MAVKFDKKELGDKLVVTIHGEIDAYHSAEVKKFIKDSINETKLSKIVLDMSEVNYIDSAGLGSLVALYKDARMAEKEFVLAGLKQTVMRIFEMTRLDRVFKIVQTVEEA; from the coding sequence ATGGCTGTGAAGTTCGATAAGAAGGAGTTGGGTGATAAGCTCGTTGTAACGATCCACGGTGAGATTGATGCTTATCACTCGGCAGAAGTGAAAAAGTTTATAAAGGATAGTATAAACGAGACAAAGCTTTCGAAAATCGTGCTCGACATGTCTGAGGTGAACTACATAGATAGTGCAGGACTTGGTAGCTTGGTGGCTCTCTACAAGGACGCTCGTATGGCTGAAAAAGAGTTTGTACTTGCAGGATTGAAACAAACGGTGATGAGAATATTCGAAATGACCAGACTCGATAGAGTTTTCAAAATAGTTCAGACGGTTGAGGAGGCATAA